In Zingiber officinale cultivar Zhangliang chromosome 3B, Zo_v1.1, whole genome shotgun sequence, a single window of DNA contains:
- the LOC121967554 gene encoding protein PHYTOCHROME KINASE SUBSTRATE 4-like has translation MERYYGVASSFTRGPTTAQSASLPKPHLGAESTLVSSRSAASAARSGRCFDDTEISIFDAERYFNEGHEPVKATVFLNGPAERCDLYPRDDGHAKLGRTTSIHSTPTTASSETSWNSQSGLLANSARGNSLLKDPSKSPSSSGRRLFRGNCPCSGKKAVDVDEKSSVIAKTPIFREAEVGLSSIHERARTEEIKREFGVEEMRKVKISPRICSPNPSLLRTFPPEVDRLTVSSAIPFGNPAGFSFPVLNPSSVNSAQEPPRESLEIFQPTKETADSANAPSDFQHRSVVFPFSDEVGRNSFTFPVIPKIPVDDDAASDASSDLFEIESFSTQATFRRRDSHEHVRRGVDHEATLSIAPSECYAPSEVSVQWSVTTAEGFDRASLANFSSAASHCDDLRIVEVERQRFAGGGRRRCSGLLSCRSEKAVSVGPKPVRSDSVRPTTNRAIWTR, from the coding sequence AACCACCGCGCAGTCCGCCTCTCTCCCAAAGCCGCACCTCGGAGCAGAATCCACTCTCGTCTCTTCCCGTTCCGCTGCCTCTGCTGCCCGCAGTGGCCGCTGCTTCGACGACACCGAAATCAGCATATTCGACGCCGAGCGCTACTTTAACGAAGGGCACGAACCCGTGAAGGCGACCGTATTTCTCAACGGGCCGGCAGAAAGGTGCGACCTTTACCCGAGGGACGACGGCCACGCTAAACTCGGCCGCACCACCTCGATCCACTCGACGCCGACCACGGCCTCGTCGGAGACCAGCTGGAACAGCCAGTCCGGCCTCCTTGCCAACTCCGCCCGCGGGAATTCTCTCTTGAAGGATCCCTCCAAGTCGCCGTCCTCCTCCGGCCGCCGGCTCTTTCGCGGAAACTGCCCGTGTTCGGGGAAGAAGGCGGTTGATGTTGACGAGAAGTCCTCTGTCATCGCTAAAACTCCCATCTTTCGGGAAGCGGAAGTGGGTTTGAGTAGCATTCACGAGAGAGCCAGGACAGAAGAGATCAAGAGAGAGTTTGGCGTTGAGGAGATGAGAAAGGTGAAGATATCGCCTAGAATTTGTTCCCCGAATCCCAGTCTTTTAAGAACATTCCCGCCAGAAGTTGATCGCCTCACCGTCAGCTCGGCCATCCCATTCGGGAATCCCGCCGGCTTCTCCTTCCCCGTCCTGAATCCCTCTTCGGTCAACTCCGCCCAAGAGCCTCCGCGGGAATCCCTAGAGATCTTCCAGCCAACTAAGGAGACGGCGGATTCGGCGAATGCCCCGTCAGACTTCCAACACCGCTCTGTCGTTTTCCCGTTCTCAGACGAGGTGGGCCGCAATAGCTTTACCTTTCCGGTGATTCCGAAGATCCCGGTGGATGACGACGCGGCGAGCGACGCAAGCTCGGACCTTTTCGAGATCGAGAGCTTCTCCACCCAGGCGACGTTCCGCCGGCGCGATTCTCACGAGCATGTCCGACGAGGCGTCGATCATGAGGCTACGCTGTCCATCGCGCCCAGCGAGTGCTACGCCCCGAGCGAGGTGAGCGTCCAATGGAGTGTCACCACCGCGGAGGGCTTCGACCGCGCGAGCTTGGCCAACTTCTCCAGCGCTGCCTCACACTGCGACGACCTCCGCATCGTCGAAGTGGAACGCCAGCGCTTCGCCGGCGGCGGCAGGAGGAGATGCAGCGGTCTCCTGAGCTGCCGGAGCGAGAAGGCGGTGAGCGTCGGCCCCAAGCCCGTCCGatcggactcggtgcgtccgacaACAAACCGAGCGATTTGGACTCGCTAA